The genomic region TAGTTTTAGATAACTAATTATTTTTTTAGTTAATTTTTATATTTTTTATAAGAATAGAGGTGTATATGAGAGTATATTATAGCAATAATTTTCGTTTAGGTTGTAAAATTATATTTGAAAACGAACCATGTTTAATAGAATCCAGTGAATTTGTTAAACCAGGAAAAGGTCAAGCTTTTGTTCGTGTAAAATTAAGAAAACTTTTAACAAAACAACTTATAGAAAAGACATTTAAATCCACAGATTCTTTAGAAGTAGCCGATGTTATAGAATGTACATTATCTTATGTATATAATGATGGTGATTTTTGGTATTTTATTAATAATAATACTTTTGAAGAATTATCAGTAGAAGAAAAAATTATTGGTATGAATAAAAAATGGTTATTAGAACAAGATACATGTGTAGTAACTTTATGGAATAATAAACCGATTTCAATTACTCCTAAAACTTTTGTAAAACTTGAAGTTATAGATGTTCAAGCAACTCTTAAAGGAGATACAATTAATACTAGTGCTACTAAATTAGCCATATTAAGTACAGGTGCTGTAGTTAAAGTACCTCTTTTTATTCAATCTGGTCAATTGATAAAAGTAGACACTCGATCTGGTGAATATGTATCTAGAATTAAATGAAATATTTTTAATACTCATTTCCTTTAACATATTGTCTATAGCTATCCCATTCAAAAGTTAACCATAAACTGTTCCCTAAACGCATTCGATCAATTACTCGTTCACCTAATAAATTTTTCATGCCTTTATGATCTAAATTTGACAACATTCCTGTTGAACGTTTAGATGATGAACGTCGATCAACTATTTGATTAATAATTACTTTTTCATAGCGAGATTCAGTTTGCATGCCAATTTCATCAATCATTAATAAATCAACACTACTGAGATTATGTAGCAAATTTTCTTCTGTAATATTACTATTACCACTAAAAGTGCCTTTCATATTGGACATTAAGTCAGCAACTGTAACGATCAAGATGCTTTTTCCATGTAAAATCAAGTAATTTCCTATAGCAGATGCTAAATGATTTTTTCCGGTTCCAGGTTTTCCTGAAAAAATAAAACTAGCAATATTTTCATTAAATTCTTCTGCATATCTTTTAGATGCTTTTAGAACTTTTTTTTGTCCGTCATGTTCAATTTTATAATTATCAAAAGAACAATTCATATACAATTCCCGGATACCTGATCTTCCTAATACTCTCTGTATTTTCATTGCTTTGTTCTCTCGTATTATAGATTCTGAAGATAATCTTCCTTGTTCTTGATTCCAAGCTAGTAAATCTTCATCATTATCAAATTTGGGTTTAATATTATTAGGCATTAAACGTTGAAGACGTTTAAAGAATTCAGTATGAAATGTCATTATTTACCTCTAAATCCATGTGGTACAGTTTGATCTGGTGTTGGAATATAAGTAATATCTCTTTTTTTATTTGAAATATAATTATTTAGAGATCTGCTTTTTGATAAGCTTCTAGCTAGTTTTTGTTGCCATTGTATATGATAAAAAAAACAACCTTCTGCTTGCCAATAATTAATAAAACATAGAAGTTCAGCTTTTGATACCTCTTCAGTTAAAAAAAACCCCCATAATGCTGCTTGATGAATAAAATCTTTATCAGGTATCCACTGTAGATGCATTGCAAATTTTTGATTTATATTTTGTTTTTTATCATTTTTATCTGATAAGTTGTATTTTATATCAAATATTTTTTCAAATAAACAAGGTCTAATGACATAAAATACAGGAGTTTTATTTTTTAATATTACTAAACTACCATTATTTGACATTTCTAAAAATTTTATTGGGTTTTTACAAAATACATCAAGATTTATATTATCTGAAATAAATTTTTTCATAAATTTTATTACCTTATTTATTTTATTTTTTTATTTTTTATATATGATGAAAAATTTAAATTTTTATATTTTAAAAATATAAAGATAACATTCTATTTTATTTGTAATTTTCTTTTTATATAAAATCCAATTTTTTGACATTTTTATATTTTTTTTTTCTTGTTCTATATAAACAAGGGAGTTATTTTTAATCCATTTATTATTTTCTAATAAAGTAATAGTTTTTTTGATCAATCCTTGATAATAAGGTGGATCAATAAATATTATATCATATGGTTGATTATTTTTTTTAATCCAATGAAGAGCATTAGTA from Buchnera aphidicola (Artemisaphis artemisicola) harbors:
- the dnaC gene encoding DNA replication protein DnaC, translated to MTFHTEFFKRLQRLMPNNIKPKFDNDEDLLAWNQEQGRLSSESIIRENKAMKIQRVLGRSGIRELYMNCSFDNYKIEHDGQKKVLKASKRYAEEFNENIASFIFSGKPGTGKNHLASAIGNYLILHGKSILIVTVADLMSNMKGTFSGNSNITEENLLHNLSSVDLLMIDEIGMQTESRYEKVIINQIVDRRSSSKRSTGMLSNLDHKGMKNLLGERVIDRMRLGNSLWLTFEWDSYRQYVKGNEY
- the efp gene encoding elongation factor P; amino-acid sequence: MRVYYSNNFRLGCKIIFENEPCLIESSEFVKPGKGQAFVRVKLRKLLTKQLIEKTFKSTDSLEVADVIECTLSYVYNDGDFWYFINNNTFEELSVEEKIIGMNKKWLLEQDTCVVTLWNNKPISITPKTFVKLEVIDVQATLKGDTINTSATKLAILSTGAVVKVPLFIQSGQLIKVDTRSGEYVSRIK
- a CDS encoding DnaT-like ssDNA-binding domain-containing protein, producing the protein MKKFISDNINLDVFCKNPIKFLEMSNNGSLVILKNKTPVFYVIRPCLFEKIFDIKYNLSDKNDKKQNINQKFAMHLQWIPDKDFIHQAALWGFFLTEEVSKAELLCFINYWQAEGCFFYHIQWQQKLARSLSKSRSLNNYISNKKRDITYIPTPDQTVPHGFRGK